A stretch of the Candidatus Thermoplasmatota archaeon genome encodes the following:
- a CDS encoding tyrosine-type recombinase/integrase produces MAEFIESIPNTRDKAIALLLAKTGIRRGELIQTDIDDVNIKNLSILLKETKKRSNRLVFFDDECARLLARWLDVRAGIHPKTKALFINNRGKRLEREGIYEAITKWAKLFGLHNPKSPKLEERFSPHCFRHWFTTQLIRAGMRREYIKELRGDARKDAIDIYNHIDKEELKKAYLAHIPKLGIT; encoded by the coding sequence ATGGCTGAGTTTATTGAGTCTATACCAAATACTAGAGATAAAGCGATAGCGCTTCTGCTTGCGAAGACGGGTATACGAAGAGGAGAACTTATCCAGACAGATATAGATGATGTTAATATTAAAAATTTATCAATTCTACTTAAAGAAACTAAAAAAAGAAGTAATCGACTAGTATTTTTTGATGACGAATGTGCAAGACTGCTAGCTAGATGGTTGGATGTAAGAGCGGGTATTCATCCAAAAACAAAAGCTCTTTTTATAAATAATCGAGGCAAAAGATTGGAAAGAGAAGGTATTTACGAGGCAATTACCAAATGGGCTAAGCTTTTTGGCCTGCACAATCCTAAATCGCCGAAGTTAGAGGAGCGCTTTTCGCCGCACTGTTTCAGGCATTGGTTTACTACGCAATTAATCAGGGCGGGCATGCGAAGGGAGTATATAAAAGAGCTCAGAGGCGATGCGCGAAAAGATGCAATCGATATCTACAATCACATTGACAAAGAAGAGCTTAAAAAGGCGTATTTGGCGCACATACCCAAACTAGGTATTACGTAG